A stretch of DNA from Arctopsyche grandis isolate Sample6627 chromosome 6, ASM5162203v2, whole genome shotgun sequence:
caaagcgctcccccaaaagtcactaaaatctctaataaaggaacatctggcagccgaaaaatccatcattctaacgaaaactcgagtgccaaatattccgcattcgcggttttcatagcaaaagtTGTCtttgcaatgtgactaataactaggtgcccggataaccaaggtgccgcttattgttcgattgttgtaaatgctttgtaaaaaaggttcggcaaacctttaacaatgcattaacaacatttgaacaatgaacgacaccttggttatccgggctctactaataacactgagcaacaaaaaatcacgtttttgagttaccagagcggagactaaccaatctttactaactttgacccactgaattcgaatatgataatgatttttgttggttggtgatcgtttacgagatatgagcgtttaataaaatgcgcgatttttacattttttttgcttttgcggtctttaactcaaaatctagtatttttgtgctcaaagtgagtattggaatcaatagtcagatgttttttctattgattgtgatatttcattgctttaaaatacttctaattaattgtctagcaaatttttaaagtccaaaatatatatttttttacggattttttctccgtgctattttgcatttatttgtcaatttttttatttcacctcgtttataagaattggttttctatcttaatattttttgtttttatctaaacgtactaacttgaacggtaattgcaatttaaatgctttcgttgtgtatacgTTTGAAACGCGGATAGCAGGGTGCAAGCGAGACGGcatgtaatccacctcacagagtacagcagTCGGACTAATTCGGTCgatcggtaattttttttgttgctcagtgtaatccaattaccatcgCGTTTCGATTGATGTAATATATTTGCACCTTTATATCCATCGCGGCTTTAAATCCATTTACGGATCCAAGTTCTATTGTTCGCTGAATGGGAGAGAATCCGGTGAATTTCTAGCTCTTTTATCGACATATTCCGTACCCTCCAATACCAGATCCGTCATTTTAAAATGGCAATTAATTAAATAGccagtattttaataaatttatgtaagtacataaatcagttttcggccagtattttatttcagaatggtcaatattttattattaaatgacaaGTGGTAAGTATAAAGATTTGACGGTTTGGTgactattccgcaaaaagcaatCTTGCGCACGtgactaaaatctcgatcacggaacatctggcactcaaaAACTCCATCGATCGAAAGTTATCTACGCGATATTTTGTACTAACgggagtgccagatattccgtattcgcgatttttgtggcaacgattgtcgtgcgcgcgatcgtaatttgcgcaataatcctgtggcggctcgcttatacgacatggtcgagtttggttgccttcctgcgagtggggaccaacccggctgggttcggagagctgctactgactctgtcttcagctgtcatataataaacacgtgcattaacatgccagtcgtctcattcgttcatcctccatactggtgacccccgacatcgagccacgcagcctcgatcaatttcaacatgccgctcatccctgcctcgccgagccaggcggaaGAGCTACCCGttgcgcccccatcgccatcaacagagcgcgtcgcggcccgcgggtgacaataaacgagcagacacggctacctacctacctacctacctacctaccgacgtccagccacaacgtcgatgacaggtgcttaaaaaaatgggggagcgaatgagacgacgatcttgacagctggatgtggagtcatgcgcgatccactacacatagaacggtcatccagcaccacaagacatacaccacctcagcaccatcatcatcatcatcatcatcaaggccccgtccgtccccacgagcgtcgtcacgccgagacgggcggtagcgctacaacacctccacgagccacaacgactcacagtccagctcggagtatcatcaaccacatcgatgcccctgccgcccccgccgccccaccaaccgacatcagcctcggaagagcggcgccgccgcagcatcgcatcgcgcgaccatcggaccagccaccgccctcgaatctaccgaccattcagggcggtacacctatgtacacagcggatgacccacgtcaacaattttttttctccccacgtaataattttttctctttgtgtaacaataatttttttcttttgtaaaatttgtttctttgtaattttggtatcgctgatgctgggggggggagtgatgtggcggctcgcttatacgacatggtcgagtttggttgccttcctgcgagtggggaccaacccggctgggttcggagagctgctactgactctgtcttcagctgtcatataattataggggatgaacgaatgagacgactggcatgttaatgcacgtgtttattatatgacagctgaagacggagtgggtagcagctctccgaacccagccgggttggtccccactcgcaggaaggcaaccaaactcgaccatgtcgtataagcgagccgccacatcactccccccccagcatcagcgataccaaaattacaaagaaacaaattttacaaaagaaaaaaattattgttacacaaagagaaaaaattattacgtggggagaaaaaaaattgttgacgtgggtcatccgctgtgtacataggtgtaccgccctgaatggtcggtagattcgagggcggtgacgtcgcgagcaggacggtgggtggtccgatggtcgcgccgatcaatgcgatgctgcggcggcgccgctcttccgaggctgatgtcggttggtggggcggcgggggcggcaggggtggcaggggcatcgatgtggttgatgatactccgagctggactgtgagtcgttgtggctcgtggaggtgttgtagcgctaccgcccgtctcggcgtgacgacgctcgtggggacggacggggccttgatgatgatgatgatgatgatggtgctgaggtggtgtatgtcttgtggtgctggatgaccgttctatgtgtagtggatcgcgcatgactccacatccagctgtcaagatcgtcgtctcattcgctcccccattttttaaaagcacctgtcgtcgacgttgtggctggactccagtcgataggtagataggtaggtagccgtgtctgctcgtttattgtcacccgcgggccgcgacgcgtgttgatggcgatgggggcgcggcgggtagcttccccgcctggctcggcgaggcagggatgagcggcatgttgaaattgatcgaggctgcgtggctcgatgtcgggggtcaccagtataggggatgaacgaatgagacgactggcatgttaatgcacgtgtttattatatgacagctgaagacggagtgggtagcagctctccgaacccagccgggttggtccccactcgcaggaaggcaaccaaactcgaccatgtcgtataagcgagccgccacataataaacacgtgcattaacatgccagtcgtctcattcgttcatcctccataatccgtttaccattgtgatcattcatatatttttatgctatattaacacacctttaaaCTGCATCCCTGTGCCTACATCTGCATGAGCGATACCTAAAAATAAAGGGCAATAAGCAGGCATTAGAAAAAGTCTAACCTTTTAtggaaatttattataaaaaaaaatccaatttattCGGAGtctatctgtaatgctgctggtccgacttggatatttgtgactccaggtagattgtttttttatcagaatttgccatttttttttattacattgttgaaacggttcctcgattaaattggctaaaatccttcctaactactacgtcaccactatttgagtacgattaatgtataataaaattgatgtaAAAGTTAAAATTTGTAGTCTCATTAacttcgagttttcagtgtctcgtaattctgcgacttatgtaataaaaatgttttatattgtaaacGGGTTACGTCGCATAAGTGAATAGCTATCATGATAACCACCGCTATGAAAATCGCGTGCGCGGATCTGCCGACTCATTAGGCGTACAAAAAACTGAGCGAATGTtatttttacgagatttttatcattatcataaaaattcacaatgtttcgttaatttcgagttttttagTATcttgtaattcagtgacttatgtaataaaaatactgcattgtttgtaattggcaatGAATTCTCCCACTTGACAAATTTTCGAAAACTTATTGTGCCTCTGTggctctgtatttttttttctattgacagatgcttaaatttgtttttattagattaaataaacattagaaaacaattaacaaaaaaaatttgcacACATACCACTTTTAATTTAGGCAGTATTAGCAAATAACTGAGaatttggtgttttttttttataaaaatcattaaaaccaTGGGTCTTGCACTTAGCTTCTTAGGGTCTTGTACTAAGGCATGTGTAGATCAAAATGTCCTAAATGATGTAAGGCTTATATTGCGAGCTATCATCCTTCGAAGGTCTTGCACTTGGCTTCATAACATCCTata
This window harbors:
- the LOC143913574 gene encoding uncharacterized protein LOC143913574, with translation MRDPLHIERSSSTTRHTPPQHHHHHHHHQGPVRPHERRHAETGGSATTPPRATTTHSPARSIINHIDAPAAPAAPPTDISLGRAAPPQHRIARPSDQPPPSNLPTIQGGTPMYTADDPRQQFFFSPRNNFFSLCNNNFFLL